One genomic window of Globicephala melas chromosome 8, mGloMel1.2, whole genome shotgun sequence includes the following:
- the C8H11orf54 gene encoding ester hydrolase C11orf54 homolog isoform X1 → MLMHYNEHIMRLKFYWKSAILDLAGSNFCVPQQLCHSFKGCVLPPSCFRKKMSCAEYSFHVPSLEELVGVLQKGLTDNFADVQVSVVDCPNLTKEPFTFPVKGICGKTRIAEVGGVPYLLPLTNKKKVYDLNKIAKEIQLPGAFVLGAGAGPFQTLGFNSEFMPVVQTESEHKPPVNGSYFAHVNSADGGCLLEKYSEKYHDFGFALLANLFASEGQPGKVIEVKAKRRTGKLNFVTCMRQTLEKHYGDKPVGMGGTFVIQKGKVKTHIMPAEFSSCPLNSDEDVNKWLRFYEMKAPLVCLPVFISRDPGFDLRLEHTHCFSHHGEGGHYHYDTTPDIVEYLGYFLPAEFLYRIDQPTETHSFGRD, encoded by the exons atgctaatgcattacaatgagcatataatgaggctcaagttCTACTGGaagtctgccatcttggacctagctGGTTCTAATTTTTGTGTCCCCCAACAgctctgtcattcttttaaaggttgtgtcctgcccccttcctgtTTCAGAAAGAAGATGTCTTGTGCTGAGTATTCTTTTCATGTGCCAAGTCTAGAGGAGCTTGTTGGAG TTCTGCAGAAGGGGCTAACGGATAACTTTGCTGATGTCCAGGTCTCTGTAGTTGATTGCCCTAATTTGACCAAGGAGCCATTTACCTTTCCTGTAAAAG gtaTCTGTGGGAAAACTAGAATTGCAGAAGTAGGAGGTGTACCTTACTTATTGCCtcttacaaataaaaaaaaa GTTTATGATCTAAATAAAATCGCAAAAGAAATCCAGCTTCCTGGAGCTTTTGTTCTTGGAGCAGGAGCAGGCCCATTTCAGACTCTTGGATTCAATTCTGAG tttatgCCAGTTGTTCAAACAGAAAGTGAACACAAACCTCCTGTGAATGGAAGTTACTTTGCTCATGTTAACTCTGCAGATGGAGGGTGCCTACTTGAGAAATACAGTGAGAAATATCATGATTTTGGGTTTGCATTACTGGCTAATCTTTTTGCCAGTGAAGGCCAGCCTGGAAAG GTCATTGAGGTGAAAGCCAAAAGAAGAACTGGAAAACTTAACTTTGTGACTTGTATGAGACAGACTCTTGAAAAACATTATGGAGATAAGCCTGTAGGAATGGGAGGTACTTTCGTGATTCAGAAGGGAAAAGTGAAGACTCATATTATG CCAGCAGAATTTTCTTCCTGCCCATTGAACTCTGATGAAGACGTGAATAAATGGTTACGTTTTTATGAGATGAAGGCCCCTTTGGTTTGTCTGCCAGTTTTTATCTCCAGAGACCCA GGGTTTGATTTGCGGTTGGAGCACACTCATTGTTTTAGTCATCATGGAGAAGGTGGACACTACCATTATGACACCACCCCAGATATAGTGGAATATCTTGGATACTTCTTACCTGCAGAGTTTCTCTATCGCATTGATCAACCAACAGAGACCCATTCATTTGGGCGAGATTAA
- the C8H11orf54 gene encoding ester hydrolase C11orf54 homolog isoform X2: MSCAEYSFHVPSLEELVGVLQKGLTDNFADVQVSVVDCPNLTKEPFTFPVKGICGKTRIAEVGGVPYLLPLTNKKKVYDLNKIAKEIQLPGAFVLGAGAGPFQTLGFNSEFMPVVQTESEHKPPVNGSYFAHVNSADGGCLLEKYSEKYHDFGFALLANLFASEGQPGKVIEVKAKRRTGKLNFVTCMRQTLEKHYGDKPVGMGGTFVIQKGKVKTHIMPAEFSSCPLNSDEDVNKWLRFYEMKAPLVCLPVFISRDPGFDLRLEHTHCFSHHGEGGHYHYDTTPDIVEYLGYFLPAEFLYRIDQPTETHSFGRD, encoded by the exons ATGTCTTGTGCTGAGTATTCTTTTCATGTGCCAAGTCTAGAGGAGCTTGTTGGAG TTCTGCAGAAGGGGCTAACGGATAACTTTGCTGATGTCCAGGTCTCTGTAGTTGATTGCCCTAATTTGACCAAGGAGCCATTTACCTTTCCTGTAAAAG gtaTCTGTGGGAAAACTAGAATTGCAGAAGTAGGAGGTGTACCTTACTTATTGCCtcttacaaataaaaaaaaa GTTTATGATCTAAATAAAATCGCAAAAGAAATCCAGCTTCCTGGAGCTTTTGTTCTTGGAGCAGGAGCAGGCCCATTTCAGACTCTTGGATTCAATTCTGAG tttatgCCAGTTGTTCAAACAGAAAGTGAACACAAACCTCCTGTGAATGGAAGTTACTTTGCTCATGTTAACTCTGCAGATGGAGGGTGCCTACTTGAGAAATACAGTGAGAAATATCATGATTTTGGGTTTGCATTACTGGCTAATCTTTTTGCCAGTGAAGGCCAGCCTGGAAAG GTCATTGAGGTGAAAGCCAAAAGAAGAACTGGAAAACTTAACTTTGTGACTTGTATGAGACAGACTCTTGAAAAACATTATGGAGATAAGCCTGTAGGAATGGGAGGTACTTTCGTGATTCAGAAGGGAAAAGTGAAGACTCATATTATG CCAGCAGAATTTTCTTCCTGCCCATTGAACTCTGATGAAGACGTGAATAAATGGTTACGTTTTTATGAGATGAAGGCCCCTTTGGTTTGTCTGCCAGTTTTTATCTCCAGAGACCCA GGGTTTGATTTGCGGTTGGAGCACACTCATTGTTTTAGTCATCATGGAGAAGGTGGACACTACCATTATGACACCACCCCAGATATAGTGGAATATCTTGGATACTTCTTACCTGCAGAGTTTCTCTATCGCATTGATCAACCAACAGAGACCCATTCATTTGGGCGAGATTAA